CCAGCGAAGATTAGCAACCTACCACCGCACTTGGACGATTCATTATCACTTCAACCTTTCTGCCTCTTCCCCTACTGAACCCCTGGAGGCTGAAACCAAACTGAAGCTGCAACTACGTCTTTtgttatgctgctgctgatggacATAACTTGTGAGGTCGTTCCGTTGGATTCGACGACACTCCGAagatacccacacacacacactgcactgcACGGGGGGTTTTTCTCGCCCGTACAGTGAAGGAGAAAATTTCAGCACTTTTTCAACCCACCCAACACACCAAAACGAATCGCAAGCAGCCGCACGAACGGGAAAATAATGGTGAAATGAAACATCTATTTAATTTAAGAACCTAGGCAACTCCGTGTAAACACCTCCGCGTAGACAAAACGAAACTCTACCCATCACCGCCCTTCGACCGtagtattatttttgtttttctgtcaCATTCTCTCGCTCACACACGGCGCAAAGTGACGATGGTGGCACTTCTCTTTCCTCCTTTTGCCTACAACTGACAGTTGTTTGAGCGATAACACACACTACTGCACATGCACGTATGTACACCACACGATGCACGTCACCTTGGTGCAGCTAAGTACAGGCctatgtgtgagtgtttggttCGAGGAACGCAGTCCGCAAGTGTGCGTTGGATGGTGTTTCGATGAGTAAGTGCGGTATGTAAACGTCGCCAAAAgaagcgacgacgacgacgacgacgatggatCGACACATACGCATTAACACAGAAACGCCACTGGTACGGGAAATGGTCCGCAATGATGGGAGGGATGGTATGCACGCGAATCACGATTATTGAGACTCGCGGCGACACCAAAGCGAAGGTGAAACACGACAGGCGACGTAAAATAATGCGTTGTAGCTTTTTTGGGGCCCGTCGTGGCACCGTTCCGTGATGTCCCGTtttcgatgacgatgacgtTTCTTCCGTTCACTGGCCTCTCGGTACATAGACACACACGGTACAGACGGAGTGTAGAAAAGCCTCGTAGATGCCAGATGCGGTAAATTTAGGGCCGTACTGCACACAGCTGGACCGCGATGGTGTTCGCAGCTTTCTCCACCGTTCCTCCTATCGGAAGGACACAGGACCTTTTTCACCACCGACGACCGATCGCCGACGCACTGCTGGCCCACTGCACCGTTCTTGGAACTGCCACATTAACACATCGATTATTGGGAGGTTAATGCTAACGCATGGAATACGTTTTATTTATGCGCACCAGTGAAAGAGGTTCACTTTTGACCGTTTTTCTACGCCCATCTGCACCGAAGAAGAGGCAGCGCAACGCGTACACTTTCTTCTTTCAATAGAGATGCTACGTAAGACCAATAGGCACTAAGGTCGATGATTGGTCATGTGCATAAACATGTGAATGACATTTGACGAGGggagttttattaaaatgtgaaatttatttaacatcATTGATTCAAAAAgctgatattttttattataacaaaaattacaaaatagcttcaattaaaaacattttctaaGAACCATCTGGTCAATTGATTTggtttatttgaaaaattataCACATTTCAAACTGTTGCAAAACCCCTGTTTTCCGAATTTTGACAGCTGGGCGAAAAATGTTCGGGCGAAATGACGTGTTCGACTTGCCATCGTCAAGTTTACGTGGTTTTGTTAGTTCTGCAAGGCACGGGTCGGGAAAaggcaatttttaaacatgttttaaGCTTAAAGCAAGTGCTTCTCTCCatactgaaattgttctaaataATTGTGAAGTGTCGTAAGTTGTCGCTGTTTGAAAGGTACGTTTGGATCGGCTATACTTTAGGACTATCCACGGTTCAACAATATCGTCCTTTCAGAACAGACACGATGACAACGTACGAggaatttattcaacaaaacgaAGACCGCGACGGTATCCGCTTTACGTGGAACGTTTGGCCTTCGAGCCGTATTGATTCCACGCGTCTGGTTGTACCGCTCGGATGTCTCTACCAGCCGCTGAAAGAACGTCCGGATCTGCCACCGATTCTGTACGACCCGGTCGTGTGTACGCGCACAACTTGTCGTGCTATATTGAATCCGCTCTGCCAGGTGGATTACCGGGCGAAGTTGTGGGTGTGTAACTTTTGTTTCCAACGCAACCCATTCCCGCCACAGTATGCGGCTATCTCGGAGCAGCATCAACCGGCCGAGCTAATCGCGGGCTTCAGCACGATCGAGTATACGATCACGCGTGCCCCGTGTATGCCACCGGTGTTTCTGTTCGTCGTTGATACCTGCATGGATGAAGAGGAGCTGACGGCACTGAAGGACTCGCTGCAAATGTCACTCAGCTTGCTTCCCGCAAATGCGCTCGTTGGCTTGATTACCTTCGGCAAAATGGTGCAAGTGCACGAGCTCGGCACGGAGGGTTGCTCGAAAAGTTACGTGTTCCGCGGCACGAAAGATTTGAATGCGAAGCAAATCCAGGACATGTTGGGAATCGGTCGGGGTCCCGGTCCTCAGCAACCGggacagcagcatcagcagcaagcCATGCGAGGTGCAGCAGCACCAGTTCCGCCGGCCAATCGATTCCTTCAACCGCTGCACAAGTGTGACATGGCATTGACCGATCTGCTTGGCGAACTGCAGCGTGATCCGTGGCCAGTACCTCAAGGCAAACGGTACCTCCGTTCGACGGGAGCTGCACTGTCGATTGCAGTGGGTCTGTTGGAGTGTACGTACCCGAACACGGGTGGCCGTATTATGCTGTTCGTCGGTGGACCTTGCTCCCAGGGACCGGGTCAGGTGGTGGATGATGAGCTAAAGCACCCGATCCGTTCGCATCACGATATTCAGAAGGACAATGCGAAGTTTATGAAGAAAGCGATCAAACACTACGAAGCACTAGCATTGCGCACGGCCACTAATGGTCACTGCATTGACATTTATTCTTGTGCACTCGATCAGACAGGTCTGATGGAGATGAAGCAGTGTTGCAATTCTACCGGTGGACACATGGTGATGGGAGATTCATTCAATTCGTCGCTGTTTAAACAAACTTATCAGCGTGTGTTTGCCGCGGATCAGAAAGCGGAACTCAAGATGGCGTTTAATGGCACGC
The Anopheles moucheti chromosome 2, idAnoMoucSN_F20_07, whole genome shotgun sequence genome window above contains:
- the LOC128299053 gene encoding protein transport protein Sec23A isoform X2, yielding MTTYEEFIQQNEDRDGIRFTWNVWPSSRIDSTRLVVPLGCLYQPLKERPDLPPILYDPVVCTRTTCRAILNPLCQVDYRAKLWVCNFCFQRNPFPPQYAAISEQHQPAELIAGFSTIEYTITRAPCMPPVFLFVVDTCMDEEELTALKDSLQMSLSLLPANALVGLITFGKMVQVHELGTEGCSKSYVFRGTKDLNAKQIQDMLGIGRGPGPQQPGQQHQQQAMRGAAAPVPPANRFLQPLHKCDMALTDLLGELQRDPWPVPQGKRYLRSTGAALSIAVGLLECTYPNTGGRIMLFVGGPCSQGPGQVVDDELKHPIRSHHDIQKDNAKFMKKAIKHYEALALRTATNGHCIDIYSCALDQTGLMEMKQCCNSTGGHMVMGDSFNSSLFKQTYQRVFAADQKAELKMAFNGTLEIKCSRELKIEGGIGSCVSLNVKNASVSDTEIGMGNTVQWKLCTMTPNTTMAFFFEVANQHAAPIPQGGRGCLQFITQYQHSSGQRRIRVTTVARSWADATANLHMISAGFDQEAAAVLMSRMVVYRAESDDGPDTLRWIDRQLIRLCQKFGEYGKDDPNSFRLAENFSLFPQFMYHLRRSQFLQVFNNSPDETTFYRHMLMREDLTQSLIMIQPILYSYSFNGPPEPVLLDTSSIQPDRILLMDTFFQILIFHGETIAQWRKDKYQDMPEYENFKQLLQAPVDDAQEILQTRFPMPRYIDTEQGGSQARFLLSKVNPSQTHNNMYAYGQDGGAPVLTDDVSLQVFMEHLKKLAVSSTT
- the LOC128299053 gene encoding protein transport protein Sec23A isoform X1, giving the protein MTTYEEFIQQNEDRDGIRFTWNVWPSSRIDSTRLVVPLGCLYQPLKERPDLPPILYDPVVCTRTTCRAILNPLCQVDYRAKLWVCNFCFQRNPFPPQYAAISEQHQPAELIAGFSTIEYTITRAPCMPPVFLFVVDTCMDEEELTALKDSLQMSLSLLPANALVGLITFGKMVQVHELGTEGCSKSYVFRGTKDLNAKQIQDMLGIGRGPGPQQPGQQHQQQAMRGAAAPVPPANRFLQPLHKCDMALTDLLGELQRDPWPVPQGKRYLRSTGAALSIAVGLLECTYPNTGGRIMLFVGGPCSQGPGQVVDDELKHPIRSHHDIQKDNAKFMKKAIKHYEALALRTATNGHCIDIYSCALDQTGLMEMKQCCNSTGGHMVMGDSFNSSLFKQTYQRVFAADQKAELKMAFNGTLEIKCSRELKIEGGIGSCVSLNVKNASVSDTEIGMGNTVQWKLCTMTPNTTMAFFFEVANQHAAPIPQGGRGCLQFITQYQHSSGQRRIRVTTVARSWADATANLHMISAGFDQEAAAVLMSRMVVYRAESDDGPDTLRWIDRQLIRLCQKFGEYGKDDPNSFRLAENFSLFPQFMYHLRRSQFLQVFNNSPDETTFYRHMLMREDLTQSLIMIQPILYSYSFNGPPEPVLLDTSSIQPDRILLMDTFFQILIFHGETIAQWRKDKYQDMPEYENFKQLLQAPVDDAQEILQTRFPMPRYIDTEQGGSQARFLLSKVNPSQTHNNMYAYGQMAVPSADGGAPVLTDDVSLQVFMEHLKKLAVSSTT